From the Sphingobium sp. RAC03 genome, the window ATGCGGTTCTTGGCCGGAAACGTCGTCTTTTTTAACCCACTTTGTCCGACGACCGGCCGCCCCCCGTCTGCGTGTTTACCGCGCCCGCCCCCCTTGGACGATTGCGGCAACCTGCGCGTTCAGCGTGGGCGGGCCTCTGCACGGGCCATTGCGATATGTCAACGATCAGCAGATTGTTTCAGCGGCGAGCCGTTCCGCTTCCGGGATATCGAGTTCGATGACCCACAGATCGGGGTCCGACCGGCGGCGCCGCTCGATATAGGGAACCATGGCTTGCGCCCCCTCCTTGGGATCGGGTCCACAGCGCATCAACGCATGACCGCCGGAAAAGTTCGACACCCGCTCGAACAGCCCGGTGTCCTGACCTTTTTCCAGCGTCTGGACCAGAATCACGCCGCTGATGTCATCGCCTTTGACCAGGATGGTGGCAAAGCCCCCGGCCGCCGCCACCCGCCGTCGCAACGCGCCGACCAGCATCGCGCTGGTCAGCCGGGCCGGCGGCTGTTCAGCCATGATAGCCGGGCAGCGATGAAAGCGGAAATTGCGACCGCATGAAGGTGCCGGTGCCTCGTCCGACCTCTTCGCCATGCGAATCGACCAGGCTGGCTTCGGCGACATAGACTCGGCGCTTGCCGCTGATCCAGCGCCCCTCGGCGCGGATTCGCCCCGGCGCGATCGGCCGGGTGAACAGCAGGTTGAAGGCGGTGGTGAGCAGGAAGCGATCACTCACCAGGCTGTTGGCAGCATAGAAAGCCGCATCGTCCAGCATCTTGAAATAGACCGTACCGTGGACCGCGCCCGCGGCATGGAACTGGCTTTCATCGACATTGAAGTCGATGACGCAGCGCCCCGGCTCGCTAATCGCGATCTCCGACCGGAACAGCCGGTTGATCGGCGCGGAACGATAGAGATTTTCGAGCGCCCGGAAATGCGCGGTCTCGCCGCTGTCCGGTGCGCCGACGTCAGGCTGCGTCACGCGCCCCGCCACCGGCCAGCAGGGCATGGAGCGCCCCGGTCGAACGCGCGCCGCGCAACCGGGCGACCTGCGCCTCATCACGCAGATAGCGCGACACCCGCGCCAGCGTCTTCAGATGTTCCGCCCCGCTGTCGACCGGCGACAGCA encodes:
- a CDS encoding PaaI family thioesterase; amino-acid sequence: MPCWPVAGRVTQPDVGAPDSGETAHFRALENLYRSAPINRLFRSEIAISEPGRCVIDFNVDESQFHAAGAVHGTVYFKMLDDAAFYAANSLVSDRFLLTTAFNLLFTRPIAPGRIRAEGRWISGKRRVYVAEASLVDSHGEEVGRGTGTFMRSQFPLSSLPGYHG
- a CDS encoding DUF1491 family protein, producing the protein MAEQPPARLTSAMLVGALRRRVAAAGGFATILVKGDDISGVILVQTLEKGQDTGLFERVSNFSGGHALMRCGPDPKEGAQAMVPYIERRRRSDPDLWVIELDIPEAERLAAETIC